The following proteins are encoded in a genomic region of Zea mays cultivar B73 chromosome 9, Zm-B73-REFERENCE-NAM-5.0, whole genome shotgun sequence:
- the LOC103639463 gene encoding mitochondrial outer membrane protein porin 5: protein MKGPGLFSDIGKKAKDLLSKDYTYDQKLSIFTASASGVGLTSTAVKKGGLYSLDVSSVYKYKNTTVDVKLDTESNISTTLTVLDALPSTKLVTSVKLPDYNSGKVELQYFHENATFATVVGTKPTPVIDLSGTVGAQGVAFGAEAGYDTATGKFTKYTAAIGVTKPDYHAAFILADKGDTIKVSGVYHLDEKQKASAVAELTRRLSTNQNTLTVGGLYTVDPQTAVKARLNNTGTLAALLQHELKPKSLLTISGEFDTKALDRSPKFGLALALKP from the exons atgaaGGGACCCGGCCTCTTCTCTGACATCGGCAAGAAGGCCAAGG ATCTACTTAGTAAGGACTACACCTACGACCAGAAGCTGTCCATCTTCACCGCCAGCGCCTCTGGAGTG GGCCTGACTTCCACAGCTGTGAAGAAAGGAGGTCTTTATTCTCTTGATGTCAGTTCAGTTTACAAGTACAAGAATACCACCGTTGATGTTAAACTGGACACAGAATCAAAT ATCTCTACTACATTGACTGTGTTGGACGCTTTGCCATCCACAAAGCTTGTCACTTCTGTGAAGCTGCCTGACTACAATTCTGGAAAG GTGGAGCTGCAATACTTCCATGAGAATGCAACTTTTGCTACTGTTGTTGGCACGAAGCCGACTCCTGTGATTGATCTTTCTGGGACAGTAGGTGCTCAAGGAGTTGCATTTGGTGCAGAAGCTGGGTATGACACTGCTACAGGAAAATTTACCAAGTACACTGCTGCAATTGGTGTAACCAAGCCAGACTACCATGCTGCATTCATTCT GGCGGACAAAGGTGACACCATTAAAGTGTCAGGTGTTTATCACCTTGATGAGAAACAGAAGGCCTCAGCTGTGGCTGAGCTAACCCGGAGGCTCTCAACAAATCAGAACACACTCACAGTCGGTGGACTGTACACAGTTGATCCCCAGACAGctgtgaaggcaagactcaataaCACTGGAACGCTTGCCGCGCTTCTTCAGCATGAGCTTAAACCCAAGTCGCTCTTGACAATCTCTGGTGAATTCGACACAAAGGCCCTGGACAGATCCCCAAAGTTTGGGTTGGCGCTTGCACTGAAGCCCTGA